The following nucleotide sequence is from bacterium.
AAAATATAAATGGGGGCTGCCAACTGGCAAGCCTAAAACCCCAAGGCACAGTGGTCTGTAACGGTGGAGAAAAGCTCTACTCCCCAGAAAACCAATACGGAGCAATCGGAAGCTGCGGCACCGTACTCCAAGATACAATGACAAACGTCTCTGCCTACACCCAAACAGTCAATAACTCCCAACTTGTCAACGGCCAATCAATCGGAGCCCCAACCTTTCAAGGTCTAAGCGGAGTTAACGACTTTAGCTGGAACGGCAGCACCAATAGCCACTGGGTACAAACTCTATATCGCCCCCGAGACGGTCAAGGAAACGAAATCACTAACCCTCAAATCGTCCGCGGAATCGAAGACCTCTCTACACCAAGTAACCGCACCATCTACGAGCACGTAGACGGAAACTGGCGCCCCGATAAGACCTACTTTAATTTCTCCCTCGGCGGAGAAGTCGGTGGACCAGACTTCTTTGAAACTCGCGTAAAACGCCTGGAACTAGCAAGCACAACACAACGCCCTATCGAAGCCGTCTACCCGTTTAATCAATCCGAAGCCTACCAAATCCCAGATTGGGGCAGCACTAGCTACCAAAATCAATACGACTACAACCGCGACTGTAATCTTGACTACGAATGCGAAGGCCGAAACGGCACCTACCTAACCCTAGAAGAAAGACTTCGCGCCTACGCTGCTCTAGAACTTCCCGTAGCAAGCGACCCACAATATACATTTGCCTACAACGACCAAATGCTACGCACGGTAGAAGCCTCCGAAGCTACAAACCTACCAGCCTGTAGCCCATTAAAACCCTACTGCTCAGTGAAGACAGAAACCTCAGTCGACCTCGGAGTATTTCGCATCAGCCAATACCCATCCGGCCCTCCAGCCTGCCACGATGGCACCTACACCCGCTGTACTAGTGAAGTTGTCGGCAATATCGAAGAGCCCGGCGACCCAGACCGCTACGTTGACGTGGAACTAGCCAAAGCAGTAGGTCTTCAAGAAATCGAACGCTTTAATCCCGGCTACGAACGCGATTGTCAGGATCCGTCCTGCGCTAAAATCGAAGTTGAAATGACCTCGCCAATTACCGCCACCGTGAAAGCAAGCTACGAAGTGCCGCTCTTCTTCCCACTCGATATCCTCCTCGGACATCCCTCAATCAAAGTGTCCTCGGAAAAAGAAGAAGTCTATGAAATGGCTTCAGTCGGACGCGGATAGGAAAGCTCGGATTAAGCTGTTTTCTACCGTATAAGGAAACAACTTGAGTAAGTCTTTTTACCGCGAATTAAAATGACTCAAATTTGTCCCTGTAAAACATTCAAATTGGACAATTTATTCTACATTGGCTAGTTTCAACAGTGACGCTGGTGCAAGAGAGGACCGCAAACCCCGCCAGGACCGAAAGGTAGCAACGGTAGCGTGCCCTCCTCTGTGTCATCGGCGTCTTTTGAAGTGTTTCGAAAAACACTTCTTCCGCTGCAGCCCCGATTTTATGATTAGGCGTAAGTGGATCTGTCATGCATAGCTTCCAATATGTCGCACTTAGTCCTTGCTCGAAAATGCCGTCCTCAAACCTTTAAGTCCTTAATCGGGCAAGATTATGTTCGCACAGCTCTTGCCAATGCAATCTTACGCGGACGAGTGCCCCACGCACTCCTACTTACAGGACCACGTGGAGTCGGAAAAACTAGTACAGCACGAATCTTTGCCAAGGCTCTAAACTGCCAAAAACGCGCTGACGAATTTAGCGCTGAGCAAGTCGCGCAAAATAACTCCGACCTCGTCGAACCTTGCGGCCAATGCCAAAATTGCAAAGAAATCGCGCATTCAAATTCATTAGCAGTCTGGGAAATTGATGGCGCTTCAAATAATAGTGTGGAAAACGTCAGGGAATTAATTGACTCCCTACACACACTCCCGCCACCCGGTTCACGCTACAAAATCTATATTATCGATGAAGTGCACATGCTTTCTGCTGCAGCATTTAATGCGCTGCTAAAAACTCTCGAGGAGCCTCCTCCACAATCAATTTTTATTTTTGCCACAACTGAGCCGCATAAACTACCTGAAACCGTGATCTCACGTTGCCAGCGACATGACTTTTCTGCACTTTCCACAGAAACTATTTTTAACGAACTCAAAAATATTGCCCAAAACGAAAATTTCAAAATCGAGGACAAAGTGCTCGGACTCTTGGCAAGAAAAGCACGCGGCGGAATGCGCGATGCTCAATCTATGCTCGAACGCATTATCGCTCTTGGAGATGAGTCGCTCACACTAGAATCAGCAAATAAGATTTTTGGCTTTGTTGACCGCGAGTTCTTTTTTAAACTCTTTGACGCAATTACTACTAGTAACAGTGCGCTGGCCCTCAAACAACTCTCAGAAATGTTTCAGCAGGCCTTACACATCCGGACATTTCTCGAAGATTTTCTGCTACATTCAAGAAACCTATTAGTTTCTGCAGTTGAATGCACCAAAGCAAAACCCGATCATGAATTATTAGCTCAAATACTTATGTGCGATAGATCTGAAGTTGAACGCTTCATCGCCCAAAGCACTAAACTAAGCTTATTCGAGGCTCAGCGCTTATTTGATGCTGCCGAACGTGGCGTGAGTATTGCCCTGACTAGCCCTGACCCAAGATTTTCACTAGAAGCAACAGTAGTCAGAATGTCTACACTTGAAGACTTAAAACCTATTGCCGAGATTTTACAGCAATTAACACAAGGCGGTTTGACTAGCACCAAACCATCAGCCCCAAGTAAATTCGAGCCCTCTGGTAAATCAACCAGACTCGCCGCCGAAAAGAATCAACCCGTGGTGACCCAAGCCCGACAAGAATCACAAGGCTTTAACCCCTCCTGGGAGGCATTTGTTCATTTCGTCAACAGTCACTCCGAGCTAATGCTCGCCCAGCACTTACGTCGCGTTTCAGTCAAAGAATTTAATCCTGGAACACTACACTTGGTGGGATCCGAATTTGATGTTAAGTCGCTTGAAGATGCTGCAACAGCAAAACGACTTAAGGAGATTTTAGCCTCATATTCTACCCACCCTAAATGGGCACTAAAATTAGAAATCCTTACAACACCAAACCAATCAGCTGTAACATTTGGCGCACAAGGGTCAATTGCTCATACTGAAGCTCAAATCAATGAAATGCGTAAGGCCGAACTCGACCAAGAAGCGCGTAGTCACCCCGTGGTTCAAGAAGCACTATCACTTTTTTCTGGCAGCACAATTGAAAAAGTGCAAATCATTAAATCCTAATGAACTATCCAGGTTTTCCACAATCGTTACGGAAGCTCGTAAACGAATTATCCAAGTTACCTTCGATTGGCGAGCGTAGCGCGCTGCGTCTGGCATATCACTTAATTGTCAAAGATAAGGATTTAGCATTACGCATGACTGAATCAATTGCAGAAGCCCTAGCAGCGGTAGCACTCTGCAAGGAATGCTTTTCATTGGCCGAGACGAACAATCGTAACGAGGCGCGCTGTGAAATTTGCCTTGATACTTCGCGTAATCCCACAATGGTTTGCGTAGTTGAAAAACCAGTCGATGTTTTATCGATTGAAAGAAGTGGTCAATATCGTGGTCTCTACCATGTGCTCCATGGACTCTGGTCACCAGTCAGGGGCATCACACCTGAAATGTTAAAATTTAACGAGCTTTTAACGCGCATTAAAAATTCTAATCCACGAATTTCTGAAGTAATTCTTGCAACCGGCACAACTGTCGAGGGAGATGCAACTGCACTTTATCTCGGGCAAGCCCTTGCAGAGCTTCAAGTCCAGACAACTCGATTAGCGCAAGGACTGCCTAAAGGTGGAGACTTGGAGTACGTTGATGATGTGACTTTGAGCTACGCACTTTCCGGAAGGCAAGAACTGGGAAAAAGCTAACCCCTAGAGGGTTAGAGCAGTTCGCCGCGCGATTTCTTTCCCAGATAACCGCCATGATGACGCTGCGCGAAATCTTCTTTGGTAAAACCCCGCTCCTCCATTGCGACTAACGCAAGGGCATCTGAAAGCGCAATCATTGCTGAGGTACTGGCTGAAGGTGTCATTCCCAATGGACAAGGTTCTTTAATATCCCCGATCGAAAGCACTAGATCACTTTCTGCTCCAAGTGGAGTATCGGGATGCGAAGTAATTGAAATAACTGCATCTGCGCCAAGATGCTTAGCGAAACCAATCACCTCAAGAACTTCTCGAGTTTTCCCGCTATTCGAATAAGCAATTAAAATATCGCCGGGAGTGACAACGCCAATGTCCCCGTGCGGGGCATCACCGGGATGCAAAAACACAGCAGGGGTTCCAGTTGTAGAAAACGTTGAAGCCGCCTTTTGTGCCACATATCCAGCCTTACCAATACCGGTGGTGAAAACCTTGCCGCGGCATTTGACAATCATTTCAACAGCGCGCACAACATTTTCATTGATGGGCACGCCCTTAATTGCTTCAGCTTCTGCTGTGAGAATTCGAGAAATGCGTTCTTTAATCATGCATCTTTTCTACTAGAAATTAGCAAGAATTTCAAATCACGTCGGTCTTAATCTACGCGAGCTTGAACTGTTGAGCAGTTCCTACAACTAACCCGTGCCTTCAGTGGAGTTTTTGCAAGATCTCCCCTGTATGGGAAAAGACCTCGTGGCAACTTATACTCGCCAATAGATAGGGCTTCAATCGTAGTTGGCCCCAGCGCCTCAATCCATTTTCTAGTGAAAGGAACTAAGAATTCAACGACCATGCCTTGTGCTTCAATCGCCGCGGTGTTTCTCAGCGTAAGATGTAATGCCTCAACATCCTGATCACGAACTTCGTTTTTAACGCTAATCCCAATAATCTCTCCTGTTCGACTACTCAGCTCTACTGGACTGACCTCAACTCGCACTTCTCCGCACGCTTTGCGATAAGCAAGAATTGCATCTTTGTACCCATCAATGCAGATTACGCTGCCATCAGCATCTTCCCTCAAACCGCAGTCAACACCGCCATGATCATTGCAATTTGCTGGAATTGACTGCTTAATCGACTTAATTTTTGCATTAATATTTTCGCGACTAATTTGTGGCAGCTCTTTTGCTTCAGCACCAGGGTTTAAAGCCTTATTTGAGTAATGCACCCGTCCCTGACTATCGGTCCAGCTATAAGCCTGCGCGCGTAATTCCAGTGGGGGTAGAGCGCAGCAAAAAAGAAAAAGAAATTGTATTAATACTTTAAATGTCCAAGCCATAATCTTTGATCTTATTTTGCAAAGACTTCAAACTAATTTCCAATAACTGCGCCGCTTGAGTACGGTTACCCTTTGTCACAGTTAGTGCTTGAGTAATTAACTCACGCTCCATTTTTCGCACAGCTTCAGGGATCGATAGATTCTCTGCAGCGACTTGCGGGTTAACTTTTGTCCGCTCTACATCTAAAATTCCATAGCGAATATTGAGTGGCAAATGTTCAAGCTTAATTACCTGTCCGTCAGAAAGGATTAAGGCCTGCTCAATGCAGTTTTCAAGCTCGCGCACATTACCTCTCCAACTATAAGCCGTCATTGCCGTTAAAACTTCCGGCGCGAATCTTGCCTCAGGCATGCCGAAATTACTCCGATGTTTTTGCAACAAAGCCTCAGCCAAAACCAGAATGTCATCTAAACGCTCACGTAAAGGTGGAAGCGTAATATTGACCACGTTTAAACGGTAATAGAGATCTTCACGAAATCTTCCAGCTTGTACGTCATCAAGTAGATTGCGCAATGTTGCTGCAATCACACGCACATCGACCTTAATTGCGGTATTTGCACCAACCGGTCGAACCTCGCTTTCCTGCAATGCACGTAACAGCTTTACCTGTAGATGAATTGGCAATTCTCCAATCTCATCCAGAAATAGCGTTCCACCACTTGCTTCCTCAAAAAGCCCTTTCTTATCGCGCGTAGCATCTGTAAACGCTCCGCGCTTGTGCCCAAACAACTCGCTCTCTAATAAATTCTCAGGAATCGCCGCACAGTTTACGGCAACAAATTTTGCATCTTTGCGATCCGAACTATAGTGAAGCGCACGAGCGACAAGTTCTTTGCCTGTTCCAGATTCGCCTTCAATTAAAATCGTAGCTTTATAATCAGAGACCTTTTTAATTTTCTCGAAAACTTCCTGCATCTTTGCGGATTTTCCAATAATCGCGGTGAAGTCATAGGTCTTTTGCAGCTGAGTTCTTAAGGCACGGTTTTCTGTTTTGAGACGCTCTCGCTCTTTTGCTTTATCGACAGTAAAAAGTATTTCTTCAGGAGAAAACGGCTTAGATATGAAATCGTGGGCTCCAAGTTTAATCGCTTTTAGCGCGTGCTCTGCAGTACCATAGGCAGACATCAGCACAATCACGGCTTGCGATTTGATCGCTTGCAAATGTTTAATAAAAGTTAAGCCATCTTCGTCCTTAAGCTTCAAATCTGTAATAATTAAATCAAATGGTTGTTTTTCGAGTAGCGCTTTTGCTGAACTAATATTGTGTGCAGAACTTACAGTATATCCAGCCTCAGAAAAGACGGCAGCAAGGGCATGCGTTACATCAATTTCATCGTCCAATATCAGCGCATTTTCGTTAGCCATAATCAGAATTTAAAGAACGGCAGATCGAAGAACATATATGAGAGAATTCCAGCAGAAAGCCAGGGCCCAAAAGGAATTTCTAAGTTCCGACCTTCACCTTTGATAAACATCAAACCGATACCAATAATTGAACCCAGAAGTGACCCAACAAAGATAGCTGGAGCAATAGAGCGCCAGCCTAATATCGAACCCGCCATGGCCATGAGCTTGATATCTCCACCCCCAAGACCTTCCTTGCCGGTGACGCGATAGTAGACTTCAGCAATCACAAAGAAAAATCCACCCCCGGCAAGAAATCCGAAAAGCGAATCGGCTAGACCAGTTGTAATTGGGAATTCAAAGATATTTAGAAATTGACTTAGTCCGCCAATAATAAAGCCAATAATAATTCCTGGTAAGTCAATTACGTCGGGAATAATTTTAAATTCAAAATCAATAAATGTAATTACAATTAAAGCCGCTGAAAATAAATAAACGACAACGCCAGTTGGAGTAAGGCCGTAATAAAAATACGAGGCTAAAGCTACACAAAGTGAAAGTACTTCAACTAGCGGGTAAACAGGAGAAATCGGCAAGCGACACTTACTGCACTTGCCCCAAAGTATGAACCAGCTTAAAACGGGAATATTTTCCCACCACAGGATTGTTTTGTTACATTTTGGACAAAATGAGCGGGTCGGAAATGCGACTGACAATTTTCTGGGGACACGATAAATACACGCGTTCAAAAAACTGCCAATTCCAAGCCCGAGAATCACAACATAAACTAGACTTAAATCAATCATAATTCCTCTTGATTAGGCTATTTGTACACGCACTTTGCCTCGTTTGCACAGCTTGTTGTTGTTTTAATTAAGAGTTAGATGTAAAAAATGTAGGCAAACACTAATTAGACATGGGCAAACTCAAGAAATTACCATCTCCAAAAATCCGCAAAATCACAGGCGGTAAGGAACCGGCAAAGCTCGTTGAAGAGTTTTTAGTAAGTCGTGGATTTAATCCGGAAGAATGCCTACAGCAGCGCTCAGCTGATGCCGCAAGTTGGTCAGTGCCGATTGCTCCCGAAGAAGAATTAGAAATCAGCATTGAAGGCTTAGGTCGGACGAACGAAACTACGATCTACATGGGGATTAATATCATGACGATCCCGACAAAGAATTTTCATAATGCCTTAGTTGCAGCTTTAACAGTTGCAGATACTTTAATTGGTGCAAAGCTAAGTCTAGTGAATTATGACCTAGTGCTGAGCATCACTTCTTACGCCAATGATATTGGTGCTCACGACCTTGATTATTTATTTGAATTGATCAGTAAGCAAAAGACCCACATCTACGATGCCTTGATTGATGAGATTAAGTAGATCTTCATCTGGCTGTTTGAGAATTGAGTTTGCTTTTTCGATAATTAAATTTCGAAATTTTCCCTGATCACATAATAGCGTTTGATATAGCTCTGTTTCCATTTGTCGTCCTGGAATCGGCATGACCACCAATGAACTGGGGTCTTCACTCATCTTCATCCTGACAGGGAGATCCTACACACGGCACGGTATCCGCTCATGAGGACGAGCTGTTTTGAGCTCAGTTCCCGCGCTTTCCCATATCAACCCAAAATTACTACTTTTTTAGGTGTCGCTTTTCTAATTTAAACTCGTTCTCAATTTGCCATAAATTCTCAAAATTCCTCAATTTTTCTCTGCTATCGAATAATTTATTGAAAAATATTTGATGGCAGCGTATAAATTGCGAATGCGTTATGCGAGAACTCTTAACCTACTACAGTTATTGGATAAGAAATCGTTTTTCCTTTTTGGACCTCGTTCTACCGGGAAGACCTCTCTCATCGAAGAGCAGCTTGGCGAAAAGGCGACGATTGTTGACTTACTAAACGCCGACACTTTCATCCGACTCACAAACCGACCTTCCGAACTCGAACAGATTATCGAAGCAGGGGGCCAGAAACTCGTGGTCATCGATGAAGTTCAGAAACTGCCAGTTCTTCTGGATGAAGTGCATCGCCTGATCGAGAAAAAGAAAATCTGCTTCCTGCTCACCGGTAGTAGCGCTCGCAAACTCAAACACGGTGGGGCAAATATGCTCGGCGGTCGGGCATGGGAGGCACGGCTCTTTCCTCTTGTTACCAAAGAGATCACCGATTTCGATCTCGACCGATATTTGCAGTTCGGTGGGTTACCACAGGTGTATACTTCAGCACTCCCAAGCGAAGAGCTAAATGCGTATGTAAACGTTTATCTCAAAGAAGAGATTCAAGCTGAGGGGCTCGTGCGTGATGTTGGTCGTTTTACAAAGTTCCTTCATCTTGCCTCGCTCTCAACGGGAGAAGTGCTTAACTTCTCCAAACTCGCCAGTGATGTCGGTTCAGCGCCGTCAACTGTGATCGAACATTTTCGAATTTTAGAAGATACCCTCATCGGTTTTTTTATCGAACCCTGGGGACGGTCAAAAAAACGGAAAGAGATCTCCACAGCAAAATTTTATCTTTTCGACACCGGTGTGACGAATACTCTCGCGCGAGTAAAACATTTGGAGCGAAATTCGAATCTCTACGGACGAGCATTCGAGCAATTTATTGCAATGGAATTGCGGGCAGCCTTATCTTACCACCGTGTGCCAGAAGAGCTTACTTTCTGGCGTACATACGAGAAACATGAAGTAGATTTTGTTATTGGAGAGCAGTTCGCTGTAGAGGTAAAAGCAACGGTAAAATCTTCCGACCGCGATGCAAAATCCTTGCGCCTCTTTGCTGATGAGACCTCTGTCCCGAGGCTCTATCTAGTCTCCCAAGACCCCATCGAACGGGTCGATGGTAGGTTGCACTTCATCCATTTTGAAAAATTTTTGAAAAATCTTTGGGATGGTAAATTATTCTCCTGATTTTCATTCAGAACAATTCAGGATTCTATGTAGTAAATAGTTAGATGCTCTAAGTAGCGCTTGCAACCAGTATAATCTAAAGCGTTTCTTAAGATATTTTTCTGTCTAGGCGTAGGCAAGGCTTTTGGGGCTACCCCAAAAAGTGAAACGCTCTAGTCTGTCGCCCTCCCTAGATACTCGCAATCGCCAAGAATAAACAATGGTGGCGGAAGCTTAACAATCCAACATACCAATTAGCTTACCTAAATGGATAAAAAATGGATATATCATGGAAACGGGCGCGTTAAAAATATCGCCAGAAATGCTCCGGCTGATCGCGGAGATCGATGAGTTCAAGGGAAGCTGGCGGACGCTGACAACGCTGGCCCCGGAAAAGCTGGCCGTGTTGAAGCGCGTCGCCACCATCGAGAGCATCGGGTCTTCGACGCGCATCGAGGGATCGAAACTGACTGACGCGCAGGTCGAGACTTTGCTGGGGCGGCTAGAGACAAAGTCTTTCGTCAGTAGCGACGAACAGGAAGTCGCCGGATATGCCGCGGTCATGGACGTGGTGTTCGATACCCAGGCCTCCATCTTACTGACGGAAAATTATATAAAACAGCTTCACGCCATGTTGCTGTGCCATTCGATCAAGGACGAATGGCACAGGGGCGAATACAAGAAGCTGCCGAACAATGTCGAGGCGTTCGACCCGGACGGGAAAAGCATCGGCATCATCTTTCAGACCGCTTCGCCCTTCGATACGCCGTTCAAGATGCAAGAACTTGTCGCCTGGACGCGTGAGGCGATGACAGATCGCGCATGGCATCCGCTGATCGTCGTCGGGCTGTTCGTCGTAGTGTTCCTGGAAATCCATCCGTTCCAGGACGGCAACGGGCGGCTGTCGCGCGTGTTGACGACGCTGCTGCTGCTCCAGGCGGGCTATTCCTATACGCCGTATTCGTCGCTGGAAAGCGTTATCGAAGCAAACAAGGAAGGCTATTATCTGGGGCTGCGGCGAACGCAAGGAACGCTGACGCGTGACAAACCGGATTTCGAGCCGTGGCTGTTGTTCTTTATGCGGTCGCTGAAAAAACAAAAGGACCGGCTGGCGGAGAAGATCGCACGGGAGCCTGGAGCGGAAGGGCTGCACCCGGACGCGATCAAGATTCTGGAGGAAGCGCGGCGCGCGGGGCGCATTACCACGGGCGAGGCGGAGAAGCTGACGGGCGCGCCTCGGCCGACTGTCAAGACGCGGCTGGCGGAGTTGGTGAAGCGCGGGCTTTTGATGCGCCAGGGGAAGGGCAGAGGGTCTTGGTATGGATTGCCGCCCCGGTAGCCCGCGCTTATCCCGACGATACCGCGTTAAAGTCTCCTATCATGGTCAGCTACCAGATCCTCTA
It contains:
- the dnaX gene encoding DNA polymerase III subunit gamma/tau, with translation MSHLVLARKCRPQTFKSLIGQDYVRTALANAILRGRVPHALLLTGPRGVGKTSTARIFAKALNCQKRADEFSAEQVAQNNSDLVEPCGQCQNCKEIAHSNSLAVWEIDGASNNSVENVRELIDSLHTLPPPGSRYKIYIIDEVHMLSAAAFNALLKTLEEPPPQSIFIFATTEPHKLPETVISRCQRHDFSALSTETIFNELKNIAQNENFKIEDKVLGLLARKARGGMRDAQSMLERIIALGDESLTLESANKIFGFVDREFFFKLFDAITTSNSALALKQLSEMFQQALHIRTFLEDFLLHSRNLLVSAVECTKAKPDHELLAQILMCDRSEVERFIAQSTKLSLFEAQRLFDAAERGVSIALTSPDPRFSLEATVVRMSTLEDLKPIAEILQQLTQGGLTSTKPSAPSKFEPSGKSTRLAAEKNQPVVTQARQESQGFNPSWEAFVHFVNSHSELMLAQHLRRVSVKEFNPGTLHLVGSEFDVKSLEDAATAKRLKEILASYSTHPKWALKLEILTTPNQSAVTFGAQGSIAHTEAQINEMRKAELDQEARSHPVVQEALSLFSGSTIEKVQIIKS
- a CDS encoding prepilin peptidase, with product MIDLSLVYVVILGLGIGSFLNACIYRVPRKLSVAFPTRSFCPKCNKTILWWENIPVLSWFILWGKCSKCRLPISPVYPLVEVLSLCVALASYFYYGLTPTGVVVYLFSAALIVITFIDFEFKIIPDVIDLPGIIIGFIIGGLSQFLNIFEFPITTGLADSLFGFLAGGGFFFVIAEVYYRVTGKEGLGGGDIKLMAMAGSILGWRSIAPAIFVGSLLGSIIGIGLMFIKGEGRNLEIPFGPWLSAGILSYMFFDLPFFKF
- a CDS encoding Fic family protein, which produces METGALKISPEMLRLIAEIDEFKGSWRTLTTLAPEKLAVLKRVATIESIGSSTRIEGSKLTDAQVETLLGRLETKSFVSSDEQEVAGYAAVMDVVFDTQASILLTENYIKQLHAMLLCHSIKDEWHRGEYKKLPNNVEAFDPDGKSIGIIFQTASPFDTPFKMQELVAWTREAMTDRAWHPLIVVGLFVVVFLEIHPFQDGNGRLSRVLTTLLLLQAGYSYTPYSSLESVIEANKEGYYLGLRRTQGTLTRDKPDFEPWLLFFMRSLKKQKDRLAEKIAREPGAEGLHPDAIKILEEARRAGRITTGEAEKLTGAPRPTVKTRLAELVKRGLLMRQGKGRGSWYGLPPR
- a CDS encoding SIS domain-containing protein, which codes for MIKERISRILTAEAEAIKGVPINENVVRAVEMIVKCRGKVFTTGIGKAGYVAQKAASTFSTTGTPAVFLHPGDAPHGDIGVVTPGDILIAYSNSGKTREVLEVIGFAKHLGADAVISITSHPDTPLGAESDLVLSIGDIKEPCPLGMTPSASTSAMIALSDALALVAMEERGFTKEDFAQRHHGGYLGKKSRGELL
- a CDS encoding sigma-54-dependent Fis family transcriptional regulator; the protein is MANENALILDDEIDVTHALAAVFSEAGYTVSSAHNISSAKALLEKQPFDLIITDLKLKDEDGLTFIKHLQAIKSQAVIVLMSAYGTAEHALKAIKLGAHDFISKPFSPEEILFTVDKAKERERLKTENRALRTQLQKTYDFTAIIGKSAKMQEVFEKIKKVSDYKATILIEGESGTGKELVARALHYSSDRKDAKFVAVNCAAIPENLLESELFGHKRGAFTDATRDKKGLFEEASGGTLFLDEIGELPIHLQVKLLRALQESEVRPVGANTAIKVDVRVIAATLRNLLDDVQAGRFREDLYYRLNVVNITLPPLRERLDDILVLAEALLQKHRSNFGMPEARFAPEVLTAMTAYSWRGNVRELENCIEQALILSDGQVIKLEHLPLNIRYGILDVERTKVNPQVAAENLSIPEAVRKMERELITQALTVTKGNRTQAAQLLEISLKSLQNKIKDYGLDI
- the recR gene encoding recombination protein RecR, with translation MNYPGFPQSLRKLVNELSKLPSIGERSALRLAYHLIVKDKDLALRMTESIAEALAAVALCKECFSLAETNNRNEARCEICLDTSRNPTMVCVVEKPVDVLSIERSGQYRGLYHVLHGLWSPVRGITPEMLKFNELLTRIKNSNPRISEVILATGTTVEGDATALYLGQALAELQVQTTRLAQGLPKGGDLEYVDDVTLSYALSGRQELGKS
- a CDS encoding DUF4124 domain-containing protein, whose protein sequence is MAWTFKVLIQFLFLFCCALPPLELRAQAYSWTDSQGRVHYSNKALNPGAEAKELPQISRENINAKIKSIKQSIPANCNDHGGVDCGLREDADGSVICIDGYKDAILAYRKACGEVRVEVSPVELSSRTGEIIGISVKNEVRDQDVEALHLTLRNTAAIEAQGMVVEFLVPFTRKWIEALGPTTIEALSIGEYKLPRGLFPYRGDLAKTPLKARVSCRNCSTVQARVD
- a CDS encoding ATP-binding protein, which codes for MRYARTLNLLQLLDKKSFFLFGPRSTGKTSLIEEQLGEKATIVDLLNADTFIRLTNRPSELEQIIEAGGQKLVVIDEVQKLPVLLDEVHRLIEKKKICFLLTGSSARKLKHGGANMLGGRAWEARLFPLVTKEITDFDLDRYLQFGGLPQVYTSALPSEELNAYVNVYLKEEIQAEGLVRDVGRFTKFLHLASLSTGEVLNFSKLASDVGSAPSTVIEHFRILEDTLIGFFIEPWGRSKKRKEISTAKFYLFDTGVTNTLARVKHLERNSNLYGRAFEQFIAMELRAALSYHRVPEELTFWRTYEKHEVDFVIGEQFAVEVKATVKSSDRDAKSLRLFADETSVPRLYLVSQDPIERVDGRLHFIHFEKFLKNLWDGKLFS